The proteins below come from a single Oscillatoria salina IIICB1 genomic window:
- a CDS encoding D-alanyl-D-alanine carboxypeptidase, which yields MLEGIAFSLVGLSLKVLGQPANLETIQLSNWQNAAVFTLPPEPDPATDKILQQYLKDLSAKGLPAENQGIWIQSGLTKLATHQGTVPISAASITKIATTLASLEKWSPEHRFETGIYGTGEIKNGVLQGDLIVSGSGDPLFVWEEAIALGNALNKMGIRKVTGNLIVTPDFYMNYESKPQIAAQQLRQGLNSATWNRGIIIQHALMPKETPRPQVAIAGSIKVQENFPENAKLLLRHQSMDLTQILKQMNVYSNNHMAQMLADLLGGAKIVSQLAAQAADVPENEIQLINGSGLGVENRISPRASVAMLIAIDNKLKSQPIQVTDLFPVAGRDKKGTMVARKIPNGTAVKTGTLNAVSALVGVMPTGDRGQIWFAILNQGGSLLEFRAQQDQLLQSLAQEWKVVPLTQTAVTSKPEFFGDPSRNLISQEE from the coding sequence ATGCTCGAAGGAATTGCTTTTAGTTTAGTAGGTTTGTCATTAAAGGTTCTAGGACAACCAGCTAATTTAGAAACTATCCAGCTTTCTAACTGGCAGAATGCTGCTGTGTTTACTTTACCTCCTGAACCAGATCCAGCCACAGACAAGATTTTGCAACAATATTTAAAGGATCTATCCGCCAAGGGATTACCTGCGGAAAATCAGGGGATTTGGATACAGTCAGGTTTAACTAAGTTAGCAACTCATCAAGGAACAGTACCAATTTCGGCGGCTTCGATTACGAAAATTGCGACTACGCTGGCTTCTTTGGAGAAGTGGAGTCCCGAACATCGCTTTGAAACTGGTATTTATGGGACGGGAGAAATTAAAAATGGTGTTTTACAGGGAGATTTGATTGTTAGCGGTAGTGGCGATCCTTTGTTTGTTTGGGAAGAAGCGATCGCGCTTGGTAATGCTTTGAATAAAATGGGTATCCGCAAGGTGACGGGGAATTTGATCGTTACTCCTGATTTTTACATGAACTATGAAAGTAAGCCCCAGATCGCCGCGCAACAGCTACGTCAAGGCTTAAATTCGGCTACCTGGAATCGGGGAATAATTATTCAACACGCTTTGATGCCGAAAGAAACTCCTCGTCCTCAAGTGGCGATCGCTGGTTCAATTAAAGTACAAGAAAATTTTCCCGAAAATGCTAAGTTACTTTTGCGTCATCAGTCGATGGATTTGACACAAATTCTCAAGCAGATGAATGTCTACAGTAACAATCATATGGCGCAAATGTTAGCCGATCTGCTTGGGGGTGCGAAGATTGTCTCTCAGTTAGCCGCTCAAGCTGCTGACGTACCAGAAAATGAAATTCAGTTAATTAATGGTTCTGGTTTGGGAGTAGAGAACCGCATTTCTCCTCGCGCTTCAGTAGCCATGCTCATTGCGATTGACAACAAATTGAAATCTCAACCGATACAAGTTACCGACCTTTTTCCCGTTGCTGGTAGAGACAAAAAAGGCACAATGGTTGCCCGTAAAATCCCCAATGGCACAGCCGTCAAAACAGGAACCCTCAATGCAGTGAGCGCTCTAGTGGGAGTAATGCCGACAGGCGATCGCGGTCAAATTTGGTTTGCTATCCTCAATCAAGGTGGTTCACTCCTAGAATTTCGCGCCCAACAAGACCAACTTTTACAAAGTCTCGCCCAAGAATGGAAAGTTGTACCACTCACTCAAACCGCCGTTACTTCCAAACCAGAATTTTTCGGCGACCCCTCTCGCAATCTGATCTCTCAAGAAGAATGA